Proteins from a genomic interval of Lolium perenne isolate Kyuss_39 chromosome 1, Kyuss_2.0, whole genome shotgun sequence:
- the LOC127317746 gene encoding CAAX prenyl protease 2 codes for MATPSGSHSASPPVISGTAAVAACAAMAVSYVAVLYAPTLLLRLPPATSLRAFFHRRFVCAAFSSAASVLATAALLRVWSLSDSSKALAVFGIRSDHLLEAVVVPLVLTSLVYAGSFVSRLWVMSSSCGRDDGEVGISCTEKLTRWMQTSLQDVMVWRNYVVAPFTEELVFRACMIPLLLCGGFKMHNIIFLSPIFFSLAHLNHLFELHQQGCNFMRSLLIVGLQLGYTVIFGWYAAFLFIRTGNLVSPIVAHIFCNMMGLPAFSSPRTRGVTSVAFMAGSVFFFYFLSPATSPKLYNARLDGCSCWHGYCRWS; via the exons ATGGCGACGCCGTCGGGTTCCCATTCCGCCTCGCCGCCGGTGATATCCgggacggcggcggtggcagcgTGCGCCGCCATGGCGGTCTCCTACGTCGCCGTCCTCTACGCGCCCACGCTCCTCCTCCGTCTTCCGCCGGCCACCTCGCTCCGCGCCTTCTTCCACCGCCGCTTCGTgtgcgccgccttctcctccgctGCCTCCGTCCTCGCCACTGCGGCCCTCCTGCGC GTATGGAGCTTGAGTGACTCGTCAAAAGCGCTCGCGGTGTTCGGCATTCGCAGTGATCACCTG CTTGAGGCAGTAGTGGTTCCGCTTGTCCTTACATCCCTAGTGTATGCTGGGTCGTTCGTCTCAAGACTCTGGGTCATGTCAAGCTCCTGTGGCAGGGATGACGGTGAAGTGGGAATCAGCTGCACCGAGAAGCTTACTCGCTGGATGCAAACCTCCCTACAAGATGTAATGGTGTGGAGGAACTACGTAGTG GCACCATTTACAGAGGAGCTTGTTTTCAGGGCGTGTATGATACCTCTTCTTCTCTGTGGAGGATTCAAAATGCATAACATTATATTTCTGAGTCCAATCTTCTTCAGCCTAG CACACCTAAACCACTTGTTTGAACTTCACCAGCAAGGATGCAATTTTATGAGATCTCTCCTGATTGTAG GTCTCCAGTTAGGCTACACCGTAATTTTTGGGTGGTATGCTGCATTTTTGTTCATCCGAACAG GTAATCTTGTGTCTCCTATTGTGGCTCACATATTTTGTAACATGATGGGTTTGCCTGCTTTCTCATCACCGCGAACTAGAG GAGTGACATCGGTAGCATTCATGGCAGGTTCAGTATTCTTCTTTTATTTCCTTTCCCCTGCTACAAGTCCAAAACTATACAATGCAAGGTTAGATGGATGCAGCTGCTGGCATGGCTACTGTAGATGGAGTTAG